In Myxococcus stipitatus, the following are encoded in one genomic region:
- a CDS encoding TerC family protein: protein MEPLHTVGSPVLWGGFVAFVIAMLALDLGVFHRKAHVVGFKEALGWSTVWISLALVFNGFMWWKFGSGPAVEFLTGYLIEKSLSIDNVFVFVVIFSSLRIPQVYQHRVLFWGILSALVLRAIMIFAGVAMLERFHWLIYVFGLFLIITGVKLFIQRNKEDHPEDGWMMKTVRRAIPSTTNFDGHHFFTVENGRKLATPLLMALVLVEASDILFALDSIPAIFAVTRDPFIVFTSNIFAILGLRSLFFLLAGAVEKFSYLKVGLSGVLIFVGTKMAIIDIVKIHPMVSLAVIATMLGASIVASLLKARHAPAHPPSEPLAKTSES, encoded by the coding sequence ATGGAACCCCTACATACCGTCGGAAGTCCCGTCCTCTGGGGCGGCTTCGTCGCTTTCGTCATCGCCATGCTCGCATTGGACCTGGGCGTCTTCCACCGGAAGGCCCACGTCGTGGGCTTCAAGGAGGCGCTTGGCTGGAGCACGGTGTGGATCAGCCTGGCGCTGGTCTTCAACGGGTTCATGTGGTGGAAGTTCGGCAGCGGCCCGGCGGTGGAGTTCCTCACCGGCTATCTCATCGAGAAGTCGCTCTCCATCGACAACGTCTTCGTCTTCGTCGTCATCTTCTCGTCGCTGCGAATCCCCCAGGTCTACCAGCACCGGGTGCTCTTCTGGGGCATCCTCAGCGCGCTGGTCCTGCGGGCCATCATGATCTTCGCGGGCGTGGCGATGCTGGAGCGCTTCCACTGGCTCATCTACGTCTTCGGCCTGTTCCTCATCATCACGGGCGTGAAGCTCTTCATCCAGCGCAACAAGGAGGACCACCCCGAGGACGGGTGGATGATGAAGACGGTCCGCCGCGCCATCCCCTCCACCACGAACTTCGACGGACACCACTTCTTCACCGTGGAGAACGGCCGCAAGCTGGCCACGCCCCTGCTGATGGCGCTGGTGCTGGTGGAGGCGTCGGACATCCTGTTCGCGCTCGACTCCATCCCGGCCATCTTCGCCGTCACGCGAGACCCGTTCATCGTCTTCACGTCCAACATCTTCGCCATCCTGGGCCTGCGCTCGCTGTTCTTCCTGCTGGCCGGGGCGGTGGAGAAGTTCAGCTACCTGAAGGTGGGCCTGTCGGGTGTACTCATCTTCGTGGGCACGAAGATGGCCATCATCGACATCGTGAAGATCCATCCCATGGTGTCGCTGGCCGTCATCGCCACGATGCTGGGCGCGAGCATCGTCGCGTCGCTGCTCAAGGCGCGGCACGCACCCGCGCATCCGCCGTCCGAGCCACTGGCCAAGACGTCCGAGAGCTGA
- a CDS encoding carbohydrate-binding protein, with amino-acid sequence MIRNRLLASLCGGLLALSATACSAGSDSNGATSPGDSQSPSEQPQHPTPTPTPNPTPNPEPTPVPTPDPTPVPEPTPNPEPTPEPTPTPEPTPTPEPTPTPEPTPTPEPTPTPTPSSTDKFGVKMLYPSKSGGESWMLADNPNADPRFDPQGTVTRNADGSWKMKSAKVRMGVTTSTGYSAAKIPTYDRDVLASRGYMQAPNDWRNVEMTGFVKLNAASDTSDNFDWYARGGKHNDKNSGCEGSSYKGGLHYDGRARWQKETWHVSYEQAPYKPATSALRGRWVGFKAVMRNTSVNGKEAVRLEMYVNENADKVTWKKVHDMVDAGDWGGDAQHCGGATGPMPITWGGPIATFRWDNAEDVDFKWMSVREIQP; translated from the coding sequence TTGATCCGGAATCGTCTTCTTGCCTCGTTGTGTGGGGGCCTGCTCGCGCTGTCGGCCACGGCCTGCAGTGCTGGGTCGGACTCCAACGGAGCGACTTCCCCTGGTGACTCCCAGTCCCCCTCCGAGCAGCCACAGCACCCCACGCCCACTCCTACGCCGAACCCGACGCCGAACCCCGAGCCGACGCCAGTTCCAACGCCCGACCCCACGCCTGTCCCGGAGCCGACGCCGAACCCCGAGCCGACACCAGAACCCACGCCAACACCGGAACCCACGCCGACACCGGAACCCACGCCGACGCCAGAACCCACGCCGACACCAGAGCCCACTCCCACGCCCACTCCGTCGAGCACGGACAAGTTCGGCGTGAAGATGCTGTACCCGTCCAAGTCCGGGGGCGAGTCCTGGATGCTGGCCGACAATCCCAACGCGGACCCTCGTTTTGATCCTCAGGGCACCGTCACCCGCAACGCGGATGGCTCCTGGAAGATGAAGAGTGCGAAGGTTCGCATGGGCGTCACGACGTCCACGGGCTACTCGGCGGCGAAGATTCCCACCTATGACCGGGATGTACTGGCCAGCCGAGGCTACATGCAGGCGCCCAATGACTGGCGCAACGTGGAGATGACAGGCTTTGTGAAGCTCAACGCCGCGTCGGACACGTCGGACAACTTCGACTGGTATGCGCGCGGCGGCAAGCACAACGACAAGAACTCCGGCTGCGAGGGCAGCAGCTACAAGGGCGGTCTGCACTACGACGGCCGCGCCCGGTGGCAGAAGGAGACGTGGCACGTCTCCTACGAGCAGGCCCCCTACAAGCCGGCCACGTCCGCGTTGAGGGGCCGCTGGGTGGGCTTCAAGGCGGTGATGCGCAACACCTCCGTCAACGGCAAGGAGGCGGTGCGCCTGGAGATGTACGTCAACGAGAACGCCGACAAGGTGACGTGGAAGAAGGTCCACGACATGGTGGACGCGGGTGACTGGGGCGGGGACGCGCAGCACTGCGGCGGCGCCACGGGCCCCATGCCCATCACCTGGGGAGGCCCCATCGCCACCTTCCGCTGGGACAACGCGGAGGATGTGGACTTCAAGTGGATGTCGGTCCGCGAAATCCAGCCGTAG
- a CDS encoding Rieske 2Fe-2S domain-containing protein, whose amino-acid sequence MRITFLGHAGFAVETASSVVVMDPWLSERGAFDSAWMQLPRNHHLAPRVRALLETPGRERYLYVSHEHKDHFDPEFLATLQRRDFTVVIPRFLRSELQDVFAKYGCKRVIACEDGREVPIKGGYIKLFVSEQGTNRDSAVMVRGDGQCFLNLNDCKLHDRLARIAEEEGPVDVFTAQFSGAIWHPTCYEYSPETYAAISLKKRESKFEAVARALEALRPRAYLASAGPACFLDPALFHLNLEKVNIFPNATQLFGFLDQRLPSSGLKKLEPMPGDVLDAGTLDYVSLDGERLTAERFESYLRAYAADMAHLFRERRRNMLRAEVDEIHARLRVELQRKLDLLELHERVGMPLYVELTELPQRLLRVDFRARRVDEVPAIHESTRYSMKVSAVDLVRVLDRKLTWEDFLLSFRLKLSRSPDVYEPILHGFLGVEIEDLRAFCEGVRSTESQRERTVVEAGGRRFTVQRFCPHQGADLSEGWVEEGRYLVCPRHRWRFDLEDGGRCPTNGSTLCAEPTTQLSGPSESEPESPPLPVQEPLAL is encoded by the coding sequence ATGAGAATCACTTTCCTGGGCCATGCGGGCTTCGCCGTGGAGACGGCGTCGAGCGTCGTCGTCATGGACCCGTGGTTGTCCGAGCGAGGGGCGTTTGACTCGGCGTGGATGCAGCTTCCGCGCAATCACCACCTGGCGCCGCGAGTGCGCGCGCTGCTGGAGACACCGGGTCGCGAGCGCTACCTCTACGTCAGCCACGAGCACAAGGACCACTTCGACCCGGAGTTCCTCGCGACGCTCCAGCGCCGGGACTTCACCGTGGTGATTCCGCGCTTCCTCCGCTCGGAGCTCCAGGACGTCTTCGCGAAGTACGGCTGCAAGCGTGTCATCGCCTGCGAGGACGGCCGCGAGGTCCCCATCAAGGGGGGCTACATCAAGCTCTTCGTCTCGGAGCAGGGGACCAATCGGGACTCCGCGGTGATGGTGCGAGGTGATGGCCAGTGTTTCCTCAACCTCAATGACTGCAAGCTGCATGACCGGCTGGCGCGCATCGCGGAGGAGGAGGGGCCCGTCGATGTCTTCACGGCCCAGTTCTCCGGCGCCATCTGGCATCCGACCTGTTACGAGTATTCGCCGGAGACGTACGCGGCCATCTCGTTGAAGAAGCGCGAGAGCAAGTTCGAGGCGGTGGCGCGCGCGTTGGAGGCCTTGCGTCCCAGGGCCTATCTGGCGTCCGCGGGGCCGGCCTGCTTCCTGGACCCAGCCCTGTTCCATCTCAACCTCGAGAAGGTGAACATCTTCCCGAACGCGACGCAGCTCTTTGGTTTCCTGGACCAGCGGCTCCCGTCCTCGGGCCTGAAGAAACTGGAGCCGATGCCAGGGGATGTGCTGGACGCGGGCACGCTGGACTACGTCTCGCTGGATGGAGAGCGCCTCACCGCGGAGCGCTTCGAGTCGTACCTGCGGGCCTACGCGGCGGACATGGCGCATCTGTTCCGCGAGCGCCGCCGCAACATGCTCCGCGCGGAGGTCGATGAGATTCATGCCCGCCTGCGCGTGGAGCTCCAGCGCAAGCTGGACCTCCTGGAGCTGCACGAGCGCGTGGGGATGCCGCTGTATGTGGAGCTGACGGAGCTGCCGCAGCGGCTGCTGCGTGTGGACTTCAGGGCGCGCCGGGTGGACGAGGTGCCCGCCATTCATGAGTCGACGCGCTACTCGATGAAGGTGAGCGCCGTGGACCTGGTGCGGGTGTTGGATCGGAAGCTGACGTGGGAGGACTTCCTGCTGTCCTTCCGGTTGAAGCTGAGCCGGTCGCCGGATGTCTATGAGCCCATCCTCCACGGGTTCCTCGGCGTGGAGATCGAGGACCTCCGCGCCTTCTGTGAGGGAGTCCGCTCGACGGAGTCCCAACGTGAACGGACGGTGGTGGAGGCGGGGGGACGGCGCTTCACCGTGCAACGGTTCTGTCCACATCAAGGCGCGGACCTGTCGGAAGGCTGGGTGGAGGAGGGGCGCTACCTCGTGTGTCCCCGGCACCGCTGGCGGTTCGACCTGGAGGATGGCGGGCGGTGTCCCACGAATGGCTCGACGCTCTGCGCGGAGCCCACGACCCAACTGTCGGGTCCATCCGAGTCCGAACCCGAGTCGCCGCCTCTTCCCGTCCAGGAACCTCTCGCGCTCTGA
- a CDS encoding ABC transporter substrate-binding protein — translation MKMSLIPIGLLVGMAGVGCAGLDEAEAMGSEASPDESAQVDQGLTTQVTGTSPQTFIATSGNVTKPFDQSTTSVVAYTRDSTTGAFTAYPGTGAADGTISVPNVPSGRIYLKLGSRYLVSTGRTFDLGSTQWGRDGTLVSLPTPVSVSATGLSPWQTGDFLDMYSVNAGAFGYVDPIATGRPLAGATSLSGLSFDYANVNNPLRVQSSLGDVFSLAQMRYQTTTNGVPYRAMHKVLDANVTQVAGQPVTVNGTFTQPAATGTFAVDWRRSAFEALRTQVNPDAVSTHNEIWMSARPAALSSALASISGPPLLIKLNPDALKTDIVTGSMAYNNPLPATWQKVAFAVAGFTKSYALGTATPYIMSTDIRVEQEASAFTAGPVEPLVGPVQAPLVNTRGAFQTLTGVGTDASLRWSKPLIGTATNYVVNIFRLGTSNGATTVTRVTTLHTDLQSVYLPPDVLQAGQTYFAEIQSWYQPGSDLALSPFKRALPRARASVLTGTFSP, via the coding sequence ATGAAAATGTCATTGATTCCCATCGGTCTTCTGGTCGGCATGGCAGGGGTCGGCTGCGCGGGTCTCGACGAGGCCGAGGCGATGGGCTCCGAGGCGTCACCGGACGAGTCCGCCCAGGTCGACCAAGGCCTGACCACCCAGGTCACCGGTACCAGCCCCCAGACGTTCATCGCCACGTCAGGCAACGTGACAAAGCCATTCGACCAGTCCACCACATCGGTGGTGGCATACACGCGGGATTCAACCACGGGGGCCTTCACGGCCTATCCGGGCACGGGTGCCGCGGATGGCACCATCTCCGTGCCAAACGTCCCCTCCGGCCGCATCTACCTGAAGCTGGGTTCGCGCTACCTGGTGAGCACCGGGCGCACGTTCGATCTGGGCTCCACGCAGTGGGGCCGTGATGGCACCCTCGTCTCGCTGCCGACCCCCGTGAGCGTGTCCGCCACCGGCCTGTCTCCCTGGCAGACGGGGGACTTCCTGGACATGTATTCGGTGAACGCGGGCGCGTTCGGCTACGTCGACCCCATCGCCACGGGACGCCCCCTGGCGGGTGCCACGTCGCTCTCCGGATTGAGCTTCGATTACGCCAACGTGAACAATCCCTTGCGTGTCCAAAGCAGTCTCGGGGATGTGTTCTCTCTGGCTCAGATGCGGTACCAGACGACCACGAATGGAGTGCCCTACCGCGCGATGCACAAGGTGCTCGACGCCAACGTGACGCAGGTGGCGGGACAGCCCGTCACGGTCAACGGAACCTTCACCCAGCCTGCCGCGACCGGCACCTTCGCCGTGGATTGGAGGCGCTCGGCCTTCGAGGCCCTTCGCACCCAGGTGAACCCGGACGCGGTCAGCACGCACAACGAAATCTGGATGTCCGCCCGGCCGGCCGCACTGAGCTCGGCGCTCGCGTCCATCAGCGGGCCGCCCCTGCTCATCAAGCTCAATCCCGACGCGCTGAAGACCGACATCGTCACGGGGAGCATGGCCTACAACAACCCGCTCCCGGCGACGTGGCAGAAGGTGGCGTTCGCAGTCGCCGGCTTCACGAAGAGCTACGCGCTGGGAACGGCGACGCCCTACATCATGAGCACGGACATCCGCGTGGAGCAGGAGGCGAGCGCGTTCACCGCCGGGCCCGTGGAGCCCCTCGTCGGGCCGGTTCAGGCGCCATTGGTGAACACGCGTGGCGCGTTCCAGACCCTCACGGGCGTGGGGACCGATGCCTCGCTTCGCTGGTCGAAGCCGCTCATCGGCACGGCCACGAACTACGTGGTGAACATCTTCCGGCTCGGCACGAGCAACGGCGCCACCACCGTGACGCGCGTGACGACGCTGCACACGGATCTCCAAAGCGTGTACCTGCCGCCTGATGTGCTGCAGGCGGGCCAGACGTACTTCGCGGAAATCCAGAGCTGGTACCAGCCCGGCTCGGATCTGGCGCTCAGCCCGTTCAAGCGCGCGCTGCCCCGCGCTCGCGCCAGCGTGCTCACCGGGACCTTCAGCCCGTAA
- a CDS encoding ankyrin repeat domain-containing protein encodes MTRAQDGQKKVDVAKLMKKVDALLDETPPQLDDAIPLLRQVLEAEPKRLMALHSLSWCLDAYRRTDPLRWARELKAEHWKLRDQVLALTEGTKSGGKLSDAQRARTLALSLWAEDVVRGAPTDAQLDEVEAALDEAEGLRELVDLARGRRGLEAWRCVRQGVKGYQALLASMSEAPERRILDVPDDDDSCFGGLEGAFSDEGFISWLRKQKPAARPKGKKGKELDAGLLLAAGEDAAPFVGPGFSGAGRVGRVLALRALGANLDVRNDHQQTLLHVAAMVDDAALVQELLALGASPAAVDDEKATALHRGVENDAVACVPVLVRGGAAVEALDENGRTPLFDARVPQTAQALLDVGANPNGGKGWTVLHQMVCFMDRGPVIELLLRAGADASLKDAQGKTPAQEAMEREFPQLARLLGATPDAKPASGRKAR; translated from the coding sequence ATGACGCGTGCTCAGGATGGCCAGAAGAAGGTGGATGTCGCGAAGCTGATGAAGAAGGTGGACGCGCTTCTCGACGAAACCCCACCGCAGCTCGACGACGCGATTCCCTTGCTGCGGCAGGTGCTGGAGGCGGAGCCGAAACGGCTCATGGCCCTGCATTCGCTGAGCTGGTGCCTGGATGCCTACCGGCGCACGGATCCACTTCGCTGGGCGCGGGAGCTCAAGGCGGAGCACTGGAAGCTTCGCGACCAGGTCCTCGCGCTGACGGAAGGAACGAAGTCAGGCGGCAAGCTGAGCGATGCCCAGCGGGCGCGGACCCTGGCGCTGAGCCTGTGGGCCGAGGACGTGGTTCGAGGCGCGCCCACCGACGCCCAACTGGATGAGGTGGAGGCGGCCCTGGACGAGGCGGAGGGGCTCCGGGAGCTGGTGGACCTCGCGCGCGGCCGCAGGGGGCTCGAGGCCTGGCGCTGTGTTCGACAGGGCGTGAAGGGATATCAAGCGCTGCTCGCCTCGATGTCTGAGGCACCTGAGCGGCGCATCCTGGACGTGCCCGACGATGACGACTCCTGTTTCGGCGGTTTGGAGGGGGCTTTTTCAGACGAGGGCTTCATCTCGTGGCTGAGAAAGCAGAAGCCCGCGGCGCGCCCCAAGGGGAAGAAGGGCAAGGAACTGGATGCCGGACTGTTGCTCGCGGCGGGGGAGGACGCGGCTCCCTTCGTCGGGCCGGGATTCAGCGGTGCCGGCCGGGTGGGTCGAGTGCTGGCGTTGCGTGCACTGGGGGCGAACCTGGACGTCCGCAATGACCATCAGCAGACGCTGCTGCACGTGGCGGCCATGGTGGATGACGCGGCCCTGGTGCAGGAGCTCCTCGCGCTGGGGGCCTCGCCGGCAGCGGTGGACGACGAGAAGGCCACCGCGCTGCACCGAGGGGTCGAGAACGACGCGGTGGCGTGTGTGCCCGTGCTGGTGCGAGGGGGCGCCGCCGTCGAGGCGCTCGATGAGAACGGCCGCACGCCGCTCTTCGACGCCCGGGTGCCTCAGACAGCCCAGGCCCTGTTGGATGTGGGGGCCAACCCCAACGGGGGCAAGGGGTGGACCGTGCTGCACCAGATGGTGTGCTTCATGGACCGAGGGCCCGTCATCGAGCTCCTCCTCCGCGCGGGCGCTGATGCCAGCCTGAAGGATGCCCAAGGCAAGACTCCCGCCCAGGAAGCGATGGAGCGCGAGTTCCCGCAGCTCGCCCGCCTCCTGGGGGCAACACCCGACGCAAAGCCTGCATCGGGCCGCAAGGCGCGGTGA
- a CDS encoding carboxypeptidase-like regulatory domain-containing protein — MVTTAVGAPLGGAQVDLRGVRTVTAADGSFSVSASVPVGAPLTITAPGFMPHVGAVTRNVLGARFVLHPLHQQTFSGGTATVTDPRSGASITLNLASLQAGTPTEQPVPPYTVGVRFIDTGFLSMPGTDGAVNLAGQQVFLETRGAIYTEVRDSRGSLLKLRPGMTAQVFIPLTRDMAGTAPANIALWSMPVGSNQWAQQPTNASRSANQNQCSSRETVTCNVDDCNRISTSGFRGNTNEIGFINADIEKTNPACLRIDVNAAALPPGTVLPICLELEIPIPSGGSQTRNICVGAGTDILYNLPSNANITVRQAAGFGCPPPPSSSVTVNTGAPWGGTGAPANPGQCNGVLTLPPLP; from the coding sequence ATGGTGACCACCGCCGTGGGGGCTCCGCTCGGGGGTGCCCAGGTGGATCTGCGTGGCGTACGAACGGTGACGGCTGCGGACGGTTCGTTCTCGGTCTCGGCGTCGGTGCCGGTCGGGGCGCCGCTGACCATCACCGCCCCGGGGTTCATGCCCCATGTGGGCGCTGTCACTCGCAACGTGCTGGGGGCGCGCTTCGTGCTCCACCCGCTCCATCAGCAGACGTTCTCGGGGGGCACCGCGACGGTGACGGACCCTCGCAGTGGTGCGTCCATCACGCTCAACCTGGCGTCGCTCCAGGCGGGCACCCCGACTGAGCAGCCGGTTCCGCCCTACACGGTGGGCGTGCGCTTCATCGACACCGGCTTCCTTTCGATGCCCGGCACGGATGGCGCCGTGAATCTCGCGGGCCAGCAGGTCTTCCTGGAGACGCGAGGGGCCATCTACACGGAGGTGCGTGACTCGCGGGGGAGCCTGCTCAAGCTGCGCCCGGGCATGACGGCCCAGGTGTTCATCCCGCTGACCCGCGACATGGCTGGTACGGCGCCGGCGAACATCGCGTTGTGGTCCATGCCGGTGGGCAGCAACCAGTGGGCGCAGCAGCCGACCAACGCCAGCCGCTCGGCGAACCAGAACCAGTGCTCGAGCCGCGAGACGGTGACGTGCAACGTGGATGACTGCAACCGCATCTCGACCAGCGGCTTCCGGGGCAACACCAACGAGATTGGCTTCATCAACGCCGACATCGAGAAGACCAACCCCGCATGTCTGCGCATCGACGTGAACGCCGCGGCGCTGCCGCCCGGCACGGTGCTCCCCATCTGCCTGGAGCTGGAGATTCCCATCCCCTCCGGCGGCTCACAGACGCGCAACATCTGCGTGGGCGCGGGCACGGACATCCTCTACAACCTGCCCTCCAACGCCAACATCACGGTCCGGCAGGCCGCGGGCTTCGGCTGCCCCCCGCCGCCGAGCAGCAGCGTGACGGTGAACACGGGGGCGCCCTGGGGCGGCACCGGTGCTCCCGCCAATCCGGGGCAGTGCAATGGCGTGCTGACGTTGCCTCCGCTGCCGTGA
- a CDS encoding mannosyltransferase family protein gives MSTEVVVSEETRPSATWKSRLRALAVELSFPVGLFFFSRLALFLLARVSLLFDPRLHRGPFHQEGLAGLDAFCRWDCGWYAEIARQGYVRPQATNFFPFLPLTARFVSEVTGLGIPESLVLMANVGGLLALVVLYRLFRALEGEEVARVSLLLFMAYPFAFFQSAGYPESWMVFFTALALLLGLRGRPWSAALALGFGGLARHLSLVAGLGLLFQQLRSRGGGWRAWFQRDLFALALPLVMVSLYFLFLGRRFGDPQLWWKVRDSEWAGAWAGLVNWWRGNWAPEVNLYVAMSFVPGVGALLLARHRRWWTLAAFGIPLMLVLWSVGLVGLGRYSAAVWPAFLPLGAWLSRQPALRGPMVLGFALFQGMLVFLFVHSYPIN, from the coding sequence ATGTCCACAGAAGTCGTTGTCTCTGAAGAGACTCGGCCCTCGGCCACCTGGAAGTCCCGGCTGCGCGCCCTGGCCGTGGAGCTGTCGTTTCCGGTGGGGCTCTTCTTCTTCAGCCGGCTGGCGCTGTTCCTGCTCGCGCGCGTCTCCCTGCTGTTCGACCCGAGGCTTCATCGCGGGCCGTTCCATCAGGAGGGGCTCGCGGGGCTGGACGCGTTCTGCCGATGGGACTGTGGCTGGTACGCGGAGATTGCACGGCAGGGCTATGTGCGCCCCCAGGCCACCAACTTCTTTCCGTTCCTGCCGCTGACGGCGAGGTTCGTGAGCGAGGTCACGGGGCTGGGCATCCCGGAGTCGCTGGTGCTCATGGCGAACGTGGGGGGATTGCTGGCGCTCGTCGTCCTGTACCGGCTGTTTCGCGCGCTGGAGGGAGAGGAGGTGGCCCGGGTGTCGCTGCTCCTCTTCATGGCCTATCCCTTCGCGTTCTTCCAATCCGCGGGCTACCCCGAGTCGTGGATGGTGTTCTTCACCGCGCTCGCGCTGCTGCTGGGCCTTCGAGGGAGACCCTGGTCGGCGGCGCTGGCGCTGGGGTTCGGGGGCCTGGCGCGCCACCTGTCGCTCGTGGCGGGGTTGGGCTTGCTCTTCCAGCAGCTCCGCTCGCGCGGTGGAGGGTGGAGGGCGTGGTTCCAGCGAGACCTGTTCGCCTTGGCGCTGCCCCTGGTGATGGTGTCGCTCTACTTCCTCTTCCTGGGGCGGCGGTTCGGGGACCCGCAGCTCTGGTGGAAGGTTCGTGACAGCGAGTGGGCGGGAGCGTGGGCGGGATTGGTGAACTGGTGGCGAGGAAACTGGGCGCCCGAGGTGAACCTCTACGTGGCGATGTCCTTCGTCCCGGGAGTGGGGGCGCTGTTGCTGGCGAGGCACCGCCGTTGGTGGACGCTGGCTGCCTTCGGGATTCCCTTGATGCTCGTGCTGTGGAGCGTGGGCCTGGTGGGTCTGGGGCGCTACAGCGCGGCGGTGTGGCCCGCGTTCCTTCCGTTGGGGGCCTGGCTCAGCCGGCAGCCCGCGCTGCGAGGCCCCATGGTGCTGGGCTTCGCTCTCTTCCAGGGCATGCTCGTCTTCCTCTTCGTCCACTCGTACCCCATCAACTAG
- a CDS encoding glycosyltransferase, whose amino-acid sequence MELFPIHLLFIVVLMNRYILGPFLRRVRGGGIDQADDTFQPRVAIVIPLFNEGKGIFHAVRSLLEQDYPSHLLQIVVVDDCSNDDSYAWALKAAEGTPNVLVMRNPENMGKRKGINRGVKAAVDAEIIVSVDSDVIVDKSAVRHLVRRFVSPRIAAVGGRTYVTNRHQNWLTRMVEIKFHFAQQWLKDLERSFRQVMCLSGCLTAYRRHVLLELEPILEARAIAGIPIKYGEDRFLTRQIVKHDYETVYTLDAFCFTAAPATLAGYFSQQLRWRRSNLVDLLGGLSHAWRLHPVVTVHYVSQLALLLAYPVVIVHNVLTGEFLDILSFHFLVIGLLGIVYRLETRHLPEDRRVHGACFLPMALLMPVTYALFTPLALLTLDSGSWETRGSPSAAKAPSVAGEESRLPSNPAGESAP is encoded by the coding sequence ATGGAGCTCTTTCCCATCCATCTGCTGTTCATCGTCGTGTTGATGAACCGCTACATCCTCGGTCCGTTCCTGCGGCGGGTGCGCGGCGGCGGCATCGACCAGGCGGACGACACCTTCCAACCCCGCGTCGCCATCGTCATCCCTCTCTTCAACGAGGGCAAAGGCATCTTCCACGCGGTGCGCAGCCTGCTGGAGCAGGACTACCCAAGCCACCTGCTGCAAATCGTGGTGGTGGATGACTGCTCCAACGATGACAGCTACGCGTGGGCCCTCAAGGCCGCGGAGGGCACGCCCAATGTCCTGGTGATGCGCAACCCCGAGAACATGGGCAAGCGCAAGGGCATCAACCGGGGCGTCAAGGCCGCCGTCGACGCGGAGATCATCGTCTCGGTCGACTCGGACGTCATCGTCGACAAGTCCGCGGTGCGCCACCTGGTGCGCCGCTTCGTCAGCCCTCGCATCGCCGCGGTGGGCGGACGCACCTATGTGACGAACCGCCATCAGAACTGGCTGACCCGCATGGTGGAGATCAAGTTCCACTTCGCCCAGCAGTGGCTGAAGGACCTGGAGCGCAGCTTCCGTCAGGTGATGTGTCTGTCCGGCTGCCTCACCGCGTACCGCCGCCACGTGCTGCTGGAGCTGGAGCCCATCCTCGAGGCCCGCGCCATCGCGGGCATCCCCATCAAGTACGGCGAGGACCGCTTCCTCACGCGGCAGATCGTCAAACACGACTACGAGACCGTCTACACGCTGGACGCGTTCTGCTTCACCGCCGCACCGGCGACGCTCGCCGGCTACTTCTCCCAGCAGCTCCGGTGGCGGCGCTCCAACCTGGTGGACCTGCTCGGCGGACTGTCCCACGCGTGGCGGCTGCACCCGGTGGTGACGGTCCACTACGTGTCCCAGCTCGCGCTGCTGCTCGCCTACCCGGTCGTCATCGTCCACAACGTCCTCACCGGAGAGTTCCTGGACATCCTCTCGTTCCACTTCCTGGTCATCGGACTGCTGGGAATCGTCTACCGGCTGGAGACGCGGCACCTGCCCGAGGACCGGCGTGTGCATGGTGCGTGCTTCCTGCCCATGGCGCTGCTGATGCCCGTGACGTACGCGCTCTTCACGCCGCTCGCCCTGCTCACCCTGGACTCAGGGAGCTGGGAGACACGCGGCAGTCCCAGCGCGGCGAAGGCGCCCTCCGTCGCGGGCGAGGAAAGCCGCCTGCCATCCAATCCCGCCGGTGAGAGCGCCCCATGA